From Populus alba chromosome 16, ASM523922v2, whole genome shotgun sequence:
tgtcgatttttttttttaatattgagctgattaagaatttagctttatatttttttttctttaaaacactatgaattgttgcagtgttttcccatgtgattttttttttattttttcaaaattatctttgtcgattttttttttaatattgagttggttaaaaattataattacaataaagctaaatcatacgaggaaaacattataatttttcttacaaaacactgtggattgctacaatatttctctaaatggttttttattttattttattaggaaAAGCGCTATAGTTTTCCTTACAGAacattgtgaattgctacaatgttttttgtcatgggttttttttccttccaaaattatctttattgttttttttaatattaagttggtagaaaatttagatttgtaattttttttttattaactataaagctaaatcatgtagcGAAAGTAGTGtatttttcttcacaaaacactatagatatctacaaatcattttgtttagtCTCTGagtttttgatcaccaacataactttttttcccgtcatgaaatatttgctctatcatacctttaatttctattacttatctagcattgattcacaattataacattatcaagtatatttattttataaacccATGACAGCGCGCGGAGATATATCTCGTTTGTATTCATAATAATTCAACATTATCCTAgaattgattttgagttttttttttttgcttgataataagaaaataatataccaTGATATTCCCAAGAAAGTTTAAATCACGTGGATGCCTGCCCATTCATTATGGTTGATGGGAAGGAAAACGACGcgttggaagaaattaaaaagaaaaaagaaaaaaatcatcggTTTGTGCGGCAAGGGATAAGGACCATAAGGTAgcaaactttgtttttaaaaaagataaagtagTCATTTTCATTCTGAAACCGACAGgtgatttttctatatatatatatatatatatatattaattatagtaAAACTTAACtagtcaaattttaatttatataatcattacttttaaaattcataaaattaattaaaatacacataagctaatacatatatatacaccaCAACTAATTTTTTGAGAACCCACTACATATCTTTTGTGATTTTACAACTAATAATGGTATACCGTAGCATCGtgtctataataataaataataataaatgatgagaCCTCTTTTCAtgctgtttctttcttcttctttctttatttattttattttattttcctgacAGTTCTTCCGCTTCACGTGAATAATGGGGTCGTaaaatagccaaaaaaaaacaacggtATGCCCTACTAACCTGTCAGCTATCATAAGAGTCCTCTTCTCATTGAATCAGATGCCTCCAGAAAGCAAACAATCAATACAAATTCCAATAATAGAAACTGTATGGCTCTTGTTCATCCTCTCACAGATAATGGACtgtaatacttttttttaataaaattttattttaattttcaaactttttctATGTATAATTGAGTCTTTTTAAACATCTAATTAAGACCATAATTGTTTctggaaaataatttctagaaaaatattttccaaattttcctatatttatttgttattaggaAAGTTAgttaacaaaaaacactttttagtcaacagaaaacactttctagtcaacgaaaaatatttttcagtcaattttagtcaaagaaaaatttgacttggttttcaagaaaatattttctttttagctgtgtttgttttctggaaagtggtttctggaaaatcactttccaaactttcttgtgtttgtttgtcagtaggaaagttggttaatggaaaacactttccaataaaagaaaaatttggcttgtttttcaagaaagtgttttcctgaaaaatttagggggaaaacacttttccggaagttgtgaaaaatttagaaatgtcattatttgctgattatatcaaatttgatcctcaaacttttgattgctatatatattttgttttgaatatttcttttttaatttcatcttttaaaattttatttttatattaactttggttcttatttttataattgctatttgcttttttcttattatatttttattaaaattttttatctatcaaatttggtcctcattcttttgattgttacttattttatttgaaataatttatgaaatgttgattattattattttaatttcttcatctttcattttttttttaaatttttagatttgatctctattattttgattattatttattttatttgagataatttataaaattatatatatatatattttaatttcattctcattcaaccttttaatttgtaagatttgttcatcattattttaataaacttgagaaaaataaaatattaataagttattttccagctcatttttcatgacataaccaaataatAGAAAGTggtttccaactcattttccattacactaccaaacatcggaaaatactttctcgaaattcactttccccagaattcactttccaaaaggaaactactttccagcaaataaaCGGAGCCTAAGTGTTTTTCTTGAAAGAAAGATTGAATAGAAACAAAgaggactaaaataaaaaattcaagtaacaTAAATGGTTCTTtagaatttatttgaaaagtacaTTGTAACATCTCATCTTTTTAATCTATTAGTTGAcatgtccttttaatttttaaaaaattaattttgatatcaaactttattttcatcatttttagtttttttttggtgtgaggagagagagaggctcaTTGAATTCtagtctagaaaaaaaaactttttgcgGTGATTTTAGccatcaaaataattgatttttatactaAGTGATTTCATATGATGAGGGGAATTAAATTAGGTGTTTTTGAACCTTGAAAGTGCATGAGAAAAGAGATATGAGCTTGAGaagatttcttctttttcttgttgattttgagttttgacgccatttcttttgtttttgaatctTGAAAGTGCACAATAAAAGAGACCTAAACTTGAGaagatttcttctcttttttttgtgttgattttggattttgacgcggtttgttttgtttttgaaggaTATGGATTTATTTAACAACGTTTTTAAGATATTGTCTAGGtgttttgaatgaaaaatatgttgaaaatagatttttaaaagaaaaaaacaagcaaccctatttttccagtttttgttgttgttactattaacaacttttatttatttatataaataattattgatttatttaattaaatatttgcatgaaaattttttatttatactttgaatttttttttagaaaatagcATGCAAAgccatggtttttttaaatgccAGTAATGTAATAAAGAAGAACGCACCACAAGACCAGGCCCCACAAACATGCAAATTTCAAACATGTTTATTGTGAGTGATACAACTATTGATATTGTAGGGGATAcaattattgatattaataatgGTATTActgtgaaaatataatatttttaaattaccaacatttcattaaataatacaacaaaaaataaatttaattttttaatattttaggattaatcaaagtatataatttacaaagaaaatcataatagtaacataatcaactaaaattaaaatttattaaattaatcagtgaatacatatattaattaaatttcattaccATAATTAATGAACGAAACAGGAACTCtgcatttttatattcttaacaaTTCCGTCAAGTTGAATGGTGATTGTTTGGTAATTTTGATTGTTTACATGTTTTCCGTGCTTTTAAATATGGAATTGTTGGCAAGTAGATGAGCCAGAGCTTCCAAGAAAGTTGCTGGGCATTCTAGTTCCTGTGTAGAGGCAGAGATGACTAAGTTGCTACATTTCCAGCAAACATGGCAAGAAATCCGTCCAAAAATAGGGTTAAActactttattttctttcttatttctctGTCCTTCATTCTCTTCTTGTTTAAGCTCACTAGAAGTTGCAAACTCAATTTACCTCCATCCCCCCCAAAGCTGCCTGTCATCGGCAACATTCACCATGTGGGCACACTGCCACACCGTTCTTTACAAGCTCTCTCGAAAAAATATGGCCCTTTAATGCTTTTGCACATGGGGCATGTTCCGACTCTCATCGTTTCATCTGCCGAGGCGGCTGGTGAGATGATGAAGACCCATGATATTGTTTTCGCAAACCGACCCCAAACCACAGCTGCAAGCATCTTTTTTCATGGTTGTGTAGATGTTGGTTTTGCTCCTTTTGGTGATTACTGGAGAAAAGTTAGGAAGATCTGTGTTCAAGAACTTTTGGGCCCGAAAATGGTGCAATCATTTCACCACGTACGAGAAGAAGAAGCTGCAGGCTTGATTGATAAAATTCGTTTTGCTTGTCATAGTGGGACTTCTGTTAATCTAAGTGAGATGCTGATCTCTGTCTCAAGCAATGTCGTTTCCAGATGTGTTGTTGGTCGGAAGGCTGAGAAGGAAGGCGGCAACAGCAAGTTTGGAGAGTTGACGAGGACAGTTATGGTTCAAATGACAGCTTTTAGTTTTGGGGATTTATTCCCTTACTTGGGATGGATGGACACTCTCACAGGCTTGATTCCACGGTTGAAAGCAACTTCGAGTGCATTAGATTCCTTTATTGATCAGGTGATTGAAGAGCATAGGAGTTTGGAAAGTGATGGCGACAGCTGTGCTCAGACTGATTTTCTGCAAGCTCTCCTCCAACTTCAGAAGAACGGCAAGCTTGACGTGCAGCTCACACGAGACAATATCATAGCAGTAGTTTTGGTATCTCTCACTACCTCTCATAGCAAAATTAAGATTTCATGTCTTTGTTGTTTTCGTTTTCTAAATTTCCCTGAGCAGCAaccttttcattttgaaaaatctcaGGACATGTTTGTGGGAGGGACTGATACAAGCTCAACAATGATGGAATGGGCGATGGCAGAGCTTGCAAGGAATCGAACTATAATGAGGAAAGCCCAAGAAGAGGTCAGGAGAATAGTAGGGAAGAAATCGAAGGTAGAAGCAAGTGATATAGAAGAGATGGCATATTTGAGATGCATCCTCAAAGAGACCCTCAGGCTTCATCCCTCTGCCCCTCTGCTGGTTCCTAGAGAAACATCAGCAAGTGTTGAGTTGGGAGGCTACTACATTCCTCCCAAGACAAGAGTTCTTGTGAACGCATTTGCCATTCAAAGGGACCCTAGCTTCTGGGACAGACCTGACGAGTTTCTCCCAGAAAGGTTTGAAAACAACCCAGTTGATTTCAAAAGCCAGGACTTTCACTTCATCCCATTTGGTAGCGGGAGAAAGAGTTGCCCTGGGGCCCTATTTGGAGTCACTGCAGTTGAATCTGTGATAGCCAATCTCCTATATTGGTTCGACTGGAGGTTGCCTGATGGCGCATCTGAAGAGGAATTGGACATGAGTGAGATCTGTGGAATGACTGCTTACAAGAAGATCCCTCTTCTTCTTGTACCTTCATTGTACTCGCCCTGAGCAATCCAGAGATCATGCTTTTCCTGTCATGGCTTAAAGAAGCTCTGGTTCTCATCTTCCtgaattagaaataaaaagatgagaAAAGAACCCCTTATGTAACTCGAAAGTTAAAACAATGAATAAGTAAACCTCTCCTTGGTTTCTTGCTATTGCTGGCCGTGTGAAAAAGTTACCAAACTAGTTGCAGCAATGGCTATGCTGCCAGATTTGCAACAAAACACGGCAACATTTACACAAAGCAAAGCGCtcccattcttttcttttcctttttcttcccctGTGCTTTCTACTTCTCATGTACAcgatttttaaaattcaaaagctcaaaCTTACCTCCCTCCCTATAGAAGCTGCCTGTAATTTGCAACTTTCACCAACCAGGCTAACTCCCCCCATCTTTCTCTCCAAGCATTCTTGAAAAAAGGTATGGCCATTTGCTCTTGCATCTGGAGCATACTCCGACTCTAGTGGTTTTCTCTGCGGGGATGGCTAGAGAAATGATTAGGAACCATGATGTTTGTTTCTCAAACCGACCCAAAACAAAAGCTGAGACCAATACTGTTttgattagaagaaaaaaaaagaaaaaaaagaagggccCGTACTGTGTGCGAGGCAGTTAAAAGGGTGATTgtagaaataattattttttaaagtatttttatctaaaattatattaaaataatattttttatttttttttaaattatttttaatataaatatatcaaaataaacaaaaaaatcattaaaaaaaaacccatttcaaATGTGTTCGAAAATTGCCTCTAAAATTACAACTAGTGTACTTATCCAGAggggatttttaattttttattcaatattgaagaataTTTTTGGACTAATTTACAAGTCAGTTGAAACTAAATTTCTTTTTCCGATAATGTTAAAAGTGTATATCTTTTTCATCGATttcatgcattaaaaaaaatatataataattggtACTGAATGTATCTTCTCTGAGAGCCAGGGTTAGGGATGGGGGATTTCATGCTTTGAGGATGATTTGGGCACAATATGGGGGATTTCTCAAAGCGgttataaattcaatttcagATAACAGATAATACATGAACCCGAGCATCTCGATTTTGTCTTTGTTTCATTGCCTAAAACCTAACTCATTTCGAACTCTTCTATCTCTGTATTTCATGCACCGGTGCTTTGTACATAACACAAATTGCATATAAAGACTCAGACAAATTCCTGGATATGCAACTTGAGTGCCAATCTGATTCTCCTTTATGGGGTAATAATACTCATCTATTCTCGCTTATCCTCCTCAAGATCTTCGACAAGTGCATTCCTTTCCAGCTTATTAGCTATATCACCGGTTGTCAATGATATACCCTCCTCGTCGAGGTCCTCCCCCTCTGAATATGCATATCTGCAGGAGCAAGCCCGATTAGATGACTAGCAGCATGTTAGATATCTATTTCTTTATGAGAAGAAGCAGCATGTTAATATGATTAGATTTTACTATTTCAGTTCAAATGACACAAATACAGGCAATGCATAACAGTAAACATCCTtgtaaaaaatccaagaaagggaaataaaaattcttgctggtaatttatttatttattttttgggggGAGCATAGGATTTCTGctattttgatttctataaCACAGAATTATCAACATATTTTAGTGCAGGAGTCTtagttttattttccaaaaggaGAATATACTGCCCATGATTACCTCTTGAAGCCAGAACTTCCCAAAAATTAGATATGAGTGCTATCCTGGCATGGTATCTCAAGCAACAGCAGACTTACCTAGCTGTTGAATTCATCTTCTGTCCAGGTCTATGAAAATCGCAAGGCTTCCAAAGACTCAATCTAATCATTGAATTCATCTTCTGtctatatttatgaaaattaagaGCCTTCTACCCCCCATAAAATACATGAATCTAACTTTAGTCTTCTTTATTATGAAAACTGTGTAAATGGAGAGATAAAGTgcgaaagaagaagaaacaaattaaagaaaaaaagggcaaGAAGTATGCAGAGATTTAACATTTACTGgagaacaaattttttttttttaatttcttctggGCATAGGATTTCCACTATTTCAGTTTCTATACCACAGAATAACCAACAGATTTTAGTGTAGGAGACAGTACTATCGTTTTCCAAAAGGAGAACATACTGCCCATGATTGCCTCTTGAAGCCAGAACTTACCTCCAGAACTTAGATAGCAGTGCTATCCTAACATGGCATCTCATGCAACAGCAGACTCAGTAAACTTTCGGTctagatttattaaaattaaaggcGTCCACACACTCACTCTAATTATTGAATTCATCTTCTGTCTAGATTTATGAGAATTATAAGCCTTCCACAGTTCCACTACCCATAAAATACATAAATCTTACTTTAGACTTCTTTGTTATGAAAAAACTGTATAAATGGAGTGATAAAGTAAGCAAGaagtaaaaaatgaaaaacaatattgcaTTGAGTATGCAGAGATTAACAGTTACCagataacaacaaaaacaaatctcagAATTAGCATCAACTTGCCAGAATGATATGCTTATGAATTATTACAACTCCAACCAGTTTCAAGTTCATGAAGCAGCATGGATTCAAATTCAGAATAATAGTACCAATACCAATATCCCTAAGAACATGAAAAGGACCAAGGCCCTGCTTGAATTGCAAAAGGCCAAATGAGCCCATGTATTTATTCAAAACATCAAGTCCCAAAAGTAGAAAACAACAAAAGTGAAGGTGATGTCAAAGCAAGTACCTAGTTGGGTTACGTGAAGGAGCCCAGAGCACACATATCACCACCAAGAGTGAGTATGCTAGCAAAGTCCAGAAAGCAGGGATGATCCAAGCAACTTGCCACAGCTCACTTAGCGGATCAGTAGCATTGAAGTATAGCTGAGCAAACATAGGCCAGAGGAGAATGAGTATTCTTTAATAAATACATtagtgaataataaaat
This genomic window contains:
- the LOC118047233 gene encoding phenylacetaldehyde oxime monooxygenase CYP71AN24, which translates into the protein MTKLLHFQQTWQEIRPKIGLNYFIFFLISLSFILFLFKLTRSCKLNLPPSPPKLPVIGNIHHVGTLPHRSLQALSKKYGPLMLLHMGHVPTLIVSSAEAAGEMMKTHDIVFANRPQTTAASIFFHGCVDVGFAPFGDYWRKVRKICVQELLGPKMVQSFHHVREEEAAGLIDKIRFACHSGTSVNLSEMLISVSSNVVSRCVVGRKAEKEGGNSKFGELTRTVMVQMTAFSFGDLFPYLGWMDTLTGLIPRLKATSSALDSFIDQVIEEHRSLESDGDSCAQTDFLQALLQLQKNGKLDVQLTRDNIIAVVLDMFVGGTDTSSTMMEWAMAELARNRTIMRKAQEEVRRIVGKKSKVEASDIEEMAYLRCILKETLRLHPSAPLLVPRETSASVELGGYYIPPKTRVLVNAFAIQRDPSFWDRPDEFLPERFENNPVDFKSQDFHFIPFGSGRKSCPGALFGVTAVESVIANLLYWFDWRLPDGASEEELDMSEICGMTAYKKIPLLLVPSLYSP